One window from the genome of Campylobacter concisus encodes:
- a CDS encoding homoserine dehydrogenase has product MNVAILGVGTVGESVAKILLKNKKLIAARSGEEIVPVIGVVRNLNKKRDAGIPLTDDINSVINRDDIDVFVELMGGVEEPFRVVSEILKRKKAVVTANKALLAYHRYALQNLAKNIPFGFEASVAGGVPIIRALREGLSANHIVSINGILNGTSNFILTSMMDEGSNFKDALKKAQELGYAEADPTFDVGGFDTAHKLLILASIAYGVHGDPEDILIEGIQGITPEDIFFAKDFEYSIKLLAIAKKSEGKIELRVHPALVPQNKMIAKASGVTNAISVVGEVVGETMYYGPGAGGDATASAVISDLIDIARDSKSPMLGYKAPFELNTLELLDRDRIKTKYYFRLKVEDKMGVLAKITNLMSENNLSIDSILQKPKDESEFAVLFFTTHTSLEADVRRTIEILKEQEYIKEEPFMMRIEE; this is encoded by the coding sequence ATGAATGTAGCGATATTAGGCGTTGGAACCGTTGGCGAGTCAGTTGCTAAAATTTTACTAAAAAATAAAAAGCTAATCGCTGCAAGAAGTGGTGAGGAGATAGTGCCAGTCATCGGAGTGGTTAGAAATTTAAATAAAAAAAGAGACGCTGGCATCCCTTTGACTGACGATATAAATAGCGTTATAAACCGCGATGATATCGACGTTTTTGTCGAACTTATGGGTGGTGTGGAAGAGCCTTTTAGGGTTGTAAGCGAAATTTTAAAGCGAAAAAAAGCAGTCGTGACCGCAAACAAAGCACTCCTTGCCTATCACAGATATGCTTTGCAAAATTTAGCCAAAAATATACCATTTGGCTTTGAAGCAAGTGTGGCTGGGGGCGTGCCGATCATTAGAGCCTTAAGGGAAGGCTTAAGCGCAAATCACATCGTTAGTATAAATGGCATACTTAACGGAACTAGTAACTTTATCCTAACCTCGATGATGGATGAGGGTTCAAATTTTAAAGACGCTCTTAAAAAGGCTCAAGAGCTTGGATACGCTGAGGCTGATCCTACTTTTGATGTGGGTGGCTTTGATACGGCTCATAAGCTGCTCATTCTAGCAAGCATTGCATACGGAGTGCACGGCGATCCAGAGGATATTTTGATCGAAGGAATACAAGGTATCACACCAGAAGATATTTTTTTCGCAAAAGATTTTGAATACTCAATAAAACTTCTTGCAATTGCCAAAAAAAGCGAGGGTAAAATCGAGCTACGTGTGCATCCAGCACTTGTGCCGCAAAATAAAATGATAGCAAAGGCAAGTGGTGTGACAAATGCGATCAGTGTCGTTGGCGAGGTCGTTGGCGAGACGATGTACTATGGACCTGGAGCTGGTGGTGATGCAACTGCAAGCGCGGTGATCAGCGATCTTATCGACATCGCAAGAGATAGTAAGTCGCCAATGCTAGGATATAAAGCACCTTTTGAATTAAATACGCTTGAACTACTTGACCGCGATAGGATAAAGACGAAGTACTACTTTAGGTTAAAAGTCGAAGACAAAATGGGTGTGCTAGCAAAGATTACAAATTTAATGAGCGAAAATAACTTATCGATCGATAGCATACTTCAAAAACCAAAAGATGAGAGCGAATTTGCTGTATTGTTTTTTACGACACATACGAGTCTTGAGGCTGATGTAAGAAGGACAATTGAAATTTTAAAAGAACA